Below is a genomic region from Triticum dicoccoides isolate Atlit2015 ecotype Zavitan chromosome 5A, WEW_v2.0, whole genome shotgun sequence.
aacttatatttatcatgaacttagtcctgatagtatttgcatatctatgttgtagatcaattgctcgcctattgcttccccgttttatttgtgatatgttcctagagaaaactaagttgaaagttgatagtagcaatggtgcggactaggtctgtgatatgaggattatcctcattgttgcatagaagaattatgtctttgatgcactgctaggtgacagaactattgcaggagcaaatacaaacgttatgaatgtttgacaagctcggcatgatgactacttgatagtttagtgcgccatacttTACGGCCTAGAAAcgcgacttcaaaaatgttttgaacgccacggagcatataagatgttctaagagctaaaattggtatttcagactcatgcccgagttgagaggtatgaaacctctgacaaatactttgcctacaagatggaggagaaatagctcaaccagtgagcatgtgctcaggatGTCTGAGTACTacgatcgcttgaatcaagtggaagttaatctttgagataaaatagtgattgtcaAAGTTCTCTGGTCACTATCacgaagttactggaacttcgtgatgaactataatatgcaagggataacaattcccgagctcttggcgatgctaaaatcggcgaaggtagaagtcaagaaaagcatcaagtgttgatggttgacaagaccactagtttcaagtaaaagggaaagggaaagaaagggaacttcaagaagaatgacaagcaagttgccactcccatgaagaaacccaaagctagacccaagcctgaaactgagtgcttctactacaaaggaaatggtcactggaagagaaactgccccaaatacttggcggataagaaggatggcaaagtgaacaaaagtatatatgatatacatgttattgatgtgtactttactagtattcatactagcccctgggtatttgatactggttcagttgccatgattagtaacttgaaacatgatttataaaatgaacagagactagttaagggcaaggtgacgatgtgtgttggaagtgattccaaggttgataagatcatcatcgcacactccctttaccttcgggattagtgttaaacctaaaataaatattatttggtgtttgcgttgagcataatatgattggatcatgtttattgcaatacggttattcatttaagtcaaacagtaattgttattctatttacatgaataaaaccttctgtggtcatacacccaaggtgaatggtttattgaatcttgattgtagtgatacacatattcataatattgaagccaaaagatgcaaggttaataatgatagtgcaacttatttgtggcactgccgtttcggtcatattggtgtaaagtgcatgaaaaaactccatgttggttgacttttggaatcacttgattatgaatcacttgatgcttgcgaaccatgcctcatgggcaagatgactaagactccattctccggaacaatggagtgagccactgacttattggaaataatacataccggtgtatgcggtccgatgagtgttgaggctcgcggcgggtatcgttattttttgaccttcacagatgatttgagcagatatgagtatatctacttaatgaaacataagtctgaaacatttgaaaagttcaaagaatttcagagtgaagtggaaaatcatcgtaacaagaaaataaagtttctacgatctgatcgtggaggtgaatatttgagttatgagttttgtcttcatttgaaacaatgtgaaatagtttcgcaactcatgccgcctggaacaccacagcgtaatggtgtgtctgaacgtcgtaaccgtactttattagatatggtgcgatctatgatgtctcttactgatttaccactgtcgttttggggttatgcattagagacagttgcattcacgttaaataaggcatCGTCTAAAAATctattgagacgacatcgtatgaactgtggtttagccagaaacctaagccgtcgtttcttaaagtttggggttgtgatgcttatgtgaaaaagtttcagcttgattagctcaaacccaaatcggagaagtgcgtcttcataggatacccaaaaggaaatgttgggtacactttctatcacagatccgaaggcaagatttttgttgctaagagtggatcctttctagagaaggagtttctctcgaaagaagtaagtgggaggaaagtagaaacttgatgaggtaattgtaccctctctcgaattggaaagtagctcatcactgaaatcagttccactgatgcatgcaccaattagtgaggaagtttacgatgatgatcatgaaacttcagatcaagttactaccgaacctcgtaggtcaaccagagtacgatccgcatcagagtggtacggtaatcctgttctggaagtcatgttgctagaccatgatgaacctacaaactatgaggaagcgatgatgagcccagattccgactaatgacttgaggccatgaaatctggatagaatccatgtataaaaacatagtgtggactttggtggactttcccgatgattgacaagacattgagaataaatggatcttcaaaaggaagacggacgctgatagtagtgttactatctacaaagctcgacttgtcgaaaaggtttttgacaaattcaaaatgttgactacgatgagattttgtcactcgtatcgatgcttaaagtctgtccgactcatgttagcaattgctacattttatgaaatttgtcaaatggatgtcaaaactgcattccttaatggatatcttaaagaagagttgtatatgatgcaaccagaaggttttgtcgatccaaaagatgctaacaaagtgtgcaagctccagtgatccatttatggactggtgcaagcctctcggagttggaatatacgctttgatagtgtgatcatagtatatggttttatacagacttttggagaagtctgtatttacaagaaagtgagtgggagctctgtagcatttctgatattatatgtggatgacatattgttgattagaaatgatattgaatttctggatagcataaaaggatacttgaataagaatttttcaatgaaatacctcggtgaagcagcttacatattgagcatcaagatctatagagatagatcaagacgcttgataaattttttcaatgagtacataccttgacaagtttttgaagtagttcaaaatgaatcagtcaaagaaagagttctttcttgtgttgcaaggtgtgaagttgagtaaagactcaaaaccagaccacagcaaaaaatagaaagagaatgaaaaatcattccctatgcctcagtcataggttctataaagtatgctatgttgtgtactagacctattgtataccatagcatgattttggcaagggagtacaatagtgatctaggagtagatcactggacaacggtcaaaattatccttagaggactaagaaaatatttctcggttatggaggtgataaaagagttcgtcgtaaagagttacgtcgatgcaagcttttgataccgatctagatacatattaaaagtgggagcaattagcaagagtagctctatgcaaagtattgtagacatagaaatttgcaaaatacatatggatttgaatgttgcagacccatagactaaacttctctcataagcaaaacatgatcactctttggatgttaatcacatagatatgtgaactagattattggctctagtaaaccctttgggtattagtcacatgaagatgtgaactaatcacataaagatgtgaactactagtgtgaaatcacatgacgatgtgaactagattactgactctagtgcaagtgggagactgaaggaaatatgccctataggcagtgataaagttgttatttatattcttttatatcatgataaatgtttattatgcatgctagaattgtattaaccgaaaacttagtacgtctgtgaatacatagacaaatagagtgtccctagtatgcctctactcgactagctcgttaatcaaagatggttaagtttcctaaccatagacatgtgttgtcatttgatgaacgagattactgatggacaagactcatccgttagcttagcactatgatcatttattttattgttattgctttcttcatgacttatacatgttcctgtgactatgagattatgcaactcccgaacatcGCAGGAACACTTAGTgtcctatcaaacatcacaacataactgggtgattataaagatgctctacaggtgtcttcgatggtgtttgttgagttggcatagatcgagattaggatttgtcactccgattgtcggagaggtatctctggaccctctcggtaatgcacagcactataagccttgcaagcaatgtgattaatgagttagttacgggatgatacattgcggaacgagtaaagagacttgcccgtaacgagattgaactaggtatgatgataccgacgatcgaatctcgggcaactaacataccgatggcaaagaaaACAACGTAAGTTGTAATGcgttttgactgataaagatcttcctaaccaatatgagcatccaggttccgctattgattattgaccggagatatgtctcagtcatgtctacatagttctcgaacccgtagggtccacacgcttaacgttcgatgacgatttgtattatgagttatgtgatttgatgaccgaagtttgtttcgagttccggatgagattacggacatgacaaaaagtcttgaaatggtcgagacgtaaagatcgatatattgaaaggctatattcggatatcggaaaggttctgagtggttcggataATTTTTTTGAGTatgggagagttacgggaattcgtcggggaagtATTGAGCCTTCATGGTCAGTCCAATTCAGATGTCAATTCAGGTGCCTAATCAAATAGaacccttagtggaaaggagagaagggccacaaggagaggccgcgccccccccccccccatgggctggtccgaatttggctagggaggggcggcgccctccctctttccttctccctctcatctccttccttcttctcctacttggactaggaaagggggaaacctactcctactaggagtaggaatccctcccccccttggccgcgccTTTTGTGgctggtcctcctcctcctcccttcctttatatacgggggatgggGCACCTCATATACACACAAGTtaatcttaaccgtgtgcggtgcccccttcataGATTTTCACTttgatcatattgtcgtagtgcttacgtgaagccctgcgtcggtaacttcatcatcatcgtcaacacgccgtcgtgctgacgaaactctccctcggcctcagctagatctagagttcgagggacgtcatcgagctgaacgtgtgcagatcgcggaggtgccgtgcattcggtacttgatcggttaaatcgcaaagacgttcgactacatcaaccgtgttacttaacgcttccgctttcggtttacgaAGATACGTAGACACTCTTCCCGCTCGTtactatgcatcttctagatagatcttgcatgatcgtaagcattttttttaaatactgcgttccccaatagactTTTGGTTGGCTAAATAAATGTTGGAACTTCCACAAAGCCCTCAAGCTCCCTCCTCTTGTCCCAAGTTTGCTTCTGGTTTACCAAAATTTAAGCGTCCGGATCAGTTCACGTACGTTTGAGGGATAACATTTGGAGGACTACTGGGAAGCGACGAGGGACGATTTGTGGGTACGTGTTATGCTTTGTGTATCAACTTACAAGGCTCACAGTCAAAGAAAAAAAACAATATACCGTGGCACTCGAATTCGAAAACCTGTTAAAACAGAATTTGAGTTCGAGAATTATCGAGAAGCCAAACGTCTCTAAGTGAAAAATTATAAAGCGGCATCCAGCTCAACTTCAGACGCGTGGGCCGGCAAGGCGACGGGCACACCGTCGATGGAGGACGTCATTTTGAAACCCTGTCCTGCAGGCTGCTCGTCGAGCTCAGCGGCGCGGGAAGGGTACTGCATTCGCAACACGATGGGAGGACGCCGGGAGCCTGCAAGTTGGCACGTACGTGGCACGGCTTGAGGCATCGCTATCCATGCAGATCACGCCCCTCGCCACGTGCCCCATGTATGCGGCCACATGTCCGAGACTCGCTCCACCGCCTTCGTCCACACTCTCACCCACATCGCATCTTATATACCACGATCCATCTCGGCGAGAAACCCACCGCGCATTTGGCTATCGCATTTCTCAGGTGAGGCTCAGGTTCCGGAGTAGCGAAGCTTCAAGTGCGCATCTGGGTACCGGCATGGCTGGAGAGCAGGCGTTCCACCGGGGAGGCGTGCACGGAGGCGGCAGCGCCATCGGGCCGGACTACATGCGGGCCATCCGCGGCGACGACGACTACTACGGCGGGCACGGCCAGGGCCACAGCCAGCCGGCGGCCGTCACCCTCGCGAAGGgggtggccgcggcggcggcggcggggtcgatgCTGCTCCTGTCGGCCCTGACGCTGACGGGCACGGTGCTGGCGCTGATCGTggcgacgccgctgctggtgctctTCAGCCCCGTGCTGGTGCCCGCGGCCATCGCCGCCACGATGCTGAcggccgggttcgtctcgtcgggggcgttcggcgcggcggcggtgggggTGCTGGCGTGGATGTACAAGTACCTGTCGCACGGGGCGTCCTCGCCGCCGGGGGCCGACACGGTGGACCACGCGGGCGCGAAGCTGGACTCCAAGGCGCACGAGGTGAAGAACTGGGCGCAGCATCGCCTCGACCAGGCACGAACGCCGTAGACGTGTCGTCATTTGCCCTCCTATGCGTCACCAGTGTGTGTGGATCGACGCCTCTATATGTACGGACGTGCCCGCGAGCGGTGCTACTTACCACCGATGAATAATAAGCTGCATATCTCCTCTGGAAGAGGGAGTTAAAAATAGTACTGTAGATCTCTTCTGCTTGTTCCTTGTGCGGTTGTTCCGTCCACTTGCGCTGCTTCGTCTTCACCTGCAAGGACTTCTGATATTACTGCCTCAttattttttcgaaacggaggtaaAGATTGTCTCATTTATTAATTAAGCAGAAAAGAATTGTTCAATTAATTACGAAAAACCGGGAAAAAACCGGAACAACAAGGGTCAAGCCCACCCCAGACTAACACGCAGGGCAAAGCCCATCCATGACCAACTCACAATCACGTCGCACACACGACACGAGGTCCATGACCTTGAAGCTGCGCCAGGGCGCACTCAACCGAGAGTTGGCAGTACCCCACAGGAACTAATTTTAATTTCACTCGGAAGATATATTTTGGACCCTGATAATGTCAGAGCACATAATGATTTTTTCTTTTTTGAGTAACAGCACTTTATTCAGATATCCCTGATAAGTTTAGGGATTACAGCTACGAGCAAGTTTAGTTTGTGTGCTGGTACATTCAACAAACATTTTACGTGTGCTGGTACATTCAACAAACGTTTTACATTAATAAAAGAGCAAGCTTGAAAACCTGCTGCCAGGGATTTGATGTCGTGAATAAAAGAGCAAGCTTGAAAACCTGCTGTCAGGGATTTAATGTCAGCAATCACCGTAACTACTGTAGATCAATCCTAGCCTCTGACTGTCTCTCCTTGGTCCAGAGACTTGAGCACATGACGTTTTTTATGACAGAAGTTGCCCGTTGCCATCAAAGCAATTCTGCACTGACAGTGGTGCAGTCTGATCGTATTCTTCTGCAATCTATGGAGTTCATTTCTGCCCTTCCGTATTGCTACACCCTGGCCATTTCTGTCCTTCCGAAATGCAGTACCCCACACATGAATGCTCGGCGTAAACCGGCGATCCTGCTCTCAGATGAGCAGTGAAGTGTAAGAAAACAGAAAATTTGTTGGGACAATGTTCAATGTTTCATTGGGCAAGGGAAAAGTCATGCTCTAAAGATGTTATTTTGATTTTATCTATTTTTTTCATCGAAGTCGTTGCATCATGAAACTGAAATTTTGCACGGTGAAACATCAAACAAAGTTAGCTTAAAAATCTTTAACATTTAACATTTTTTGTGTT
It encodes:
- the LOC119297281 gene encoding oleosin 16 kDa-like; protein product: MAGEQAFHRGGVHGGGSAIGPDYMRAIRGDDDYYGGHGQGHSQPAAVTLAKGVAAAAAAGSMLLLSALTLTGTVLALIVATPLLVLFSPVLVPAAIAATMLTAGFVSSGAFGAAAVGVLAWMYKYLSHGASSPPGADTVDHAGAKLDSKAHEVKNWAQHRLDQARTP